One Methanolinea sp. DNA window includes the following coding sequences:
- the larB gene encoding nickel pincer cofactor biosynthesis protein LarB, translating to MILNRRLRDVLEDYAGGRISIDDAVREIEGLRIEEVEGLACLDAGRAARCGVPEVILAEGKAPRELGEIVRRAAAASRRVAISRMAPAHVEAVRGVCSEEGLAFTWHEKAAMGVVSSGEGVPRGKGVVAVMSAGTSDLRVAEEARVIAEEMGCTVRTAYDVGVAGIHRLFPALKKCLDAHVFVVAAGREGTLPAIVAGLVDRPVVGVPVSTGYGYMGGGRAALASMLQSCAVIAVVNIDAGLVAGAFAARIANMVAGG from the coding sequence ATGATTCTGAATCGCCGGCTCAGGGATGTGCTGGAGGACTACGCGGGCGGGCGGATCAGCATCGACGATGCCGTCCGCGAGATCGAGGGCCTGCGGATAGAGGAGGTGGAGGGGCTCGCGTGCCTCGACGCCGGGCGGGCAGCGAGGTGCGGGGTCCCCGAGGTGATCCTCGCGGAGGGGAAGGCACCGCGCGAACTCGGGGAGATCGTGAGGAGGGCGGCGGCTGCATCGAGAAGGGTCGCCATCTCGCGGATGGCCCCCGCCCACGTGGAAGCGGTCCGGGGTGTCTGCAGCGAGGAGGGGCTCGCATTCACTTGGCACGAGAAGGCAGCGATGGGCGTGGTCTCGTCGGGGGAAGGCGTCCCGCGGGGGAAGGGGGTCGTCGCGGTGATGAGCGCGGGAACCTCGGACCTCCGGGTCGCGGAGGAGGCGCGGGTGATCGCCGAGGAGATGGGGTGCACGGTCAGGACGGCGTACGACGTCGGGGTCGCCGGCATCCACAGGCTCTTCCCGGCGCTGAAAAAGTGCCTCGATGCCCACGTCTTTGTGGTCGCGGCGGGCAGGGAGGGGACGCTCCCCGCGATCGTCGCGGGCCTCGTGGACCGTCCGGTGGTGGGCGTGCCGGTCAGCACGGGGTACGGGTACATGGGAGGGGGCAGGGCGGCCCTCGCGAGCATGCTCCAGTCCTGTGCCGTCATCGCCGTCGTGAACATCGACGCGGGGCTCGTGGCAGGGGCCTTCGCGGCGAGGATCGCGAACATGGTGGCGGGCGGATGA
- a CDS encoding Zn-ribbon containing protein, with translation MPHKCARCGREYRTNECEILRGCRECGGKKFVFIPRVERTAEEGEGGAAPVPAPVNAAPVAAAAGEEEGEPQPEAPLLGADRLESIRIVAPGTYELNIEKLAMTDERVVGIGRGEGSYLVDLLSMVRSRKKKPKK, from the coding sequence ATGCCACACAAGTGCGCCCGGTGCGGGAGAGAGTACAGGACGAACGAGTGCGAGATCCTGAGGGGGTGCAGGGAGTGCGGGGGGAAGAAGTTCGTCTTCATCCCCCGCGTCGAGAGGACGGCGGAGGAGGGAGAAGGGGGTGCAGCCCCGGTCCCGGCTCCCGTGAACGCCGCGCCCGTGGCAGCCGCCGCGGGGGAGGAGGAGGGGGAACCACAGCCCGAGGCCCCGCTCCTCGGCGCCGACAGGCTGGAGAGCATCCGCATCGTGGCCCCGGGGACCTACGAGCTGAACATCGAGAAGCTCGCGATGACGGACGAGCGCGTCGTGGGGATCGGGCGGGGGGAGGGGAGCTACCTCGTCGACCTCCTCTCCATGGTGCGCTCCCGGAAGAAAAAACCGAAAAAATAG
- a CDS encoding type II secretion system protein E encodes MPMRLSITIDSETVDSIDRFAKEKGMERNRAIIECIQAGLQKLSAGEPVNIPRANPIEDYKEIKAALGDVKAALANLSEEIRLMHHTIEAEWLKENRAVPYQSRKWYEFWKT; translated from the coding sequence ATGCCCATGAGGCTCTCGATCACGATCGACTCCGAGACCGTCGACAGCATCGACAGGTTCGCGAAGGAAAAGGGAATGGAGAGGAACAGGGCGATAATTGAGTGCATCCAGGCAGGTCTCCAGAAACTGAGCGCGGGGGAGCCGGTGAACATCCCCAGGGCGAACCCGATTGAGGATTACAAGGAGATCAAGGCTGCCCTCGGGGACGTGAAGGCCGCGCTCGCGAACCTCTCCGAGGAGATCCGCCTGATGCACCACACCATCGAGGCAGAGTGGCTCAAGGAGAACAGGGCGGTCCCGTACCAGAGCAGGAAGTGGTACGAGTTCTGGAAGACCTGA
- a CDS encoding adenosylcobalamin-dependent ribonucleoside-diphosphate reductase yields MELCRPAEVLLASRYLLPGETPEGMFWRVARAVGTGKADLFARTMAELRFLPNSPTLMNAGTPCGQLSACFVLPIEDSIDQIFSVLRYMALIHKSGGGTGFSFSRVRPRGDVVAGSAGVASGPLSFIRVFDEATNALRQGGKRRGANMGVLSSHHPDILEFIHAKEEGGLQNFNLSVGFDAAFFECLGQKRTYPLVNPRTGEVWDGIDPGDLLSALSTAAWRCGDPGVLFLDTINEKNPVPGLGEIEATNPCGEQPLLPWESCNLGSINLSRFVRKGDIDWDSLRETVWIAVEFLDAVIDVNRFPLPAIRECTLRTRKIGLGVMGFADMLIRLGIPYQSREALSLAERLMAFIEEESHAASRSLGEEKGSFPAIDKSTYSGPMRNATVTTIAPTGSLHIIACTSSGIEPLFACASERVIDGKRFAIVHPELRRHFLGLPDGKDLLKEAEKKGSIQDLPVPRDLKELFRDACEIEPRFHVEMQAAFQRHVDNAVSKTVNLPADATPGDIAGIFLYARELGCKGITVYRYRSRKDQVLSRGCDSCRVDTLVP; encoded by the coding sequence ATGGAGCTGTGCAGGCCCGCCGAGGTCCTCCTCGCGAGCAGGTACCTGCTGCCCGGGGAAACGCCGGAAGGGATGTTCTGGCGGGTCGCGAGGGCAGTCGGGACAGGGAAGGCCGATCTCTTCGCGCGCACGATGGCCGAGCTCCGGTTCCTCCCGAACTCGCCGACGCTCATGAACGCGGGGACACCCTGCGGCCAGCTCTCCGCGTGCTTCGTTCTGCCCATCGAGGACTCGATCGACCAGATATTCTCGGTGCTCAGGTACATGGCCCTCATCCACAAGAGCGGGGGCGGGACGGGATTCTCGTTCTCGCGCGTGCGCCCGAGGGGGGACGTCGTCGCGGGGAGCGCGGGCGTCGCGAGCGGACCCCTCTCCTTCATCAGGGTTTTTGACGAGGCGACGAACGCCCTCCGGCAGGGGGGCAAGAGGAGGGGAGCAAACATGGGCGTCCTCTCGAGCCACCACCCCGACATCCTCGAGTTCATCCACGCGAAGGAGGAGGGGGGCCTGCAGAATTTCAACCTCTCCGTCGGGTTCGACGCGGCGTTCTTCGAGTGCCTCGGGCAGAAGCGCACCTACCCCCTCGTCAACCCGCGGACCGGGGAGGTGTGGGACGGGATAGACCCCGGCGACCTCCTTTCTGCCCTCTCGACAGCCGCGTGGAGGTGCGGGGACCCCGGCGTCCTCTTCCTCGACACCATCAACGAGAAGAACCCGGTCCCGGGCCTCGGGGAGATCGAGGCCACGAACCCGTGCGGGGAGCAACCCCTCCTCCCGTGGGAGAGCTGCAACCTCGGGAGCATCAACCTCTCGCGCTTCGTTCGGAAGGGGGATATCGACTGGGATTCCCTCCGGGAGACCGTATGGATCGCAGTCGAGTTCCTCGACGCGGTCATCGACGTGAACCGGTTCCCCCTCCCCGCGATCCGCGAGTGCACCCTGCGGACCCGGAAGATCGGGCTCGGCGTCATGGGATTTGCAGACATGCTCATCCGGCTCGGGATCCCGTACCAGTCGCGGGAGGCGCTCTCGCTCGCGGAGAGACTGATGGCATTCATAGAGGAGGAATCGCACGCGGCATCCCGCAGCCTCGGCGAGGAGAAGGGTTCGTTCCCGGCGATCGACAAGAGCACCTACTCCGGGCCCATGCGGAATGCCACGGTGACCACCATCGCGCCGACGGGATCCCTCCACATCATCGCGTGCACGAGCAGCGGGATCGAACCCCTCTTTGCCTGCGCGAGCGAGCGCGTGATAGACGGGAAGAGGTTTGCGATCGTCCACCCCGAGCTCAGGCGGCATTTCCTCGGGCTGCCGGACGGAAAAGACCTCCTGAAGGAAGCGGAGAAGAAGGGGTCGATACAGGACCTGCCCGTCCCCCGCGACTTAAAGGAGCTGTTCAGGGACGCGTGCGAGATCGAACCGCGGTTCCACGTGGAGATGCAGGCAGCCTTCCAGAGGCACGTCGATAATGCCGTCTCCAAGACGGTGAACCTCCCCGCGGACGCAACCCCGGGCGACATCGCCGGGATCTTCCTCTACGCGCGGGAACTCGGGTGCAAGGGAATCACCGTGTATAGGTACCGGAGCCGGAAAGACCAGGTACTCTCCCGCGGGTGCGACTCGTGCAGGGTGGATACCCTCGTCCCGTGA
- a CDS encoding Era-like GTP-binding protein: MSILIQARKRISKFLSAFFRKKKARIGIYGPPNAGKTTLANRIAKDWTGEDVGLVSEIPHETRRAVRKADISITGSNGSVITIDIVDTPGVTTKIDYRDFLEYGMDKETAIARAREATEGVAEAMHWLREDIDGVIYMLDSTEDPFMQVNIMMIGIIESRKLPVIIVANKIDLPDAMPQRIRSAFPQHPVVPVSCTEGRNIEDLYEKMVQYFG; the protein is encoded by the coding sequence ATGAGTATCCTGATACAGGCGAGGAAGCGAATATCCAAATTTCTCTCGGCTTTTTTCAGGAAGAAAAAGGCAAGGATAGGAATCTACGGCCCGCCGAACGCGGGCAAGACGACGCTTGCAAACCGGATCGCGAAGGACTGGACGGGCGAAGACGTGGGGCTCGTGAGCGAGATCCCGCACGAGACGAGGCGGGCCGTCCGGAAGGCAGACATCAGCATCACGGGGTCGAACGGGAGCGTGATCACGATCGACATCGTGGACACGCCGGGCGTCACCACGAAGATCGATTACCGGGACTTCCTCGAGTACGGCATGGACAAGGAGACGGCCATCGCGAGGGCGAGGGAGGCGACCGAGGGCGTCGCAGAGGCCATGCACTGGCTCCGCGAGGACATCGACGGGGTCATCTACATGCTGGACTCGACCGAGGACCCGTTCATGCAGGTGAACATCATGATGATAGGGATCATCGAGAGCAGGAAGCTCCCCGTCATCATCGTCGCGAACAAGATCGACCTCCCGGACGCGATGCCACAGCGGATCAGGAGTGCATTTCCCCAGCACCCCGTCGTGCCGGTCTCCTGCACAGAGGGGAGGAACATCGAGGATCTCTATGAGAAGATGGTCCAGTACTTCGGGTAG
- a CDS encoding nicotinamide-nucleotide adenylyltransferase, with translation MIRGLYIGRFQPYHNGHQYVLEEISRRVDEIIIGIGSAQLSHELSNPFTAGERLLMITRALRPIEKPIYVIPIEDLHRNALWVAHVRSMAPPFSIVFSSNPLVVRLFEEEGVHVESPAMYERASHSGTEVRRRILEGEDWESLVPPAVAGVIREIDGVARIRQLARDECEGRCL, from the coding sequence ATGATAAGGGGCCTCTACATCGGGAGATTCCAGCCGTACCACAACGGGCACCAGTACGTCCTCGAGGAGATCTCCCGGCGCGTCGACGAGATCATCATCGGGATAGGGAGTGCCCAGCTCTCGCACGAGCTTTCAAACCCGTTCACCGCGGGGGAGAGGCTGCTCATGATCACGCGGGCGCTGCGCCCGATCGAAAAGCCCATCTACGTCATCCCCATCGAGGACCTCCACAGGAACGCCCTCTGGGTCGCTCACGTCCGCTCGATGGCCCCCCCGTTCTCGATCGTCTTCTCGAGCAATCCTCTCGTGGTGAGGCTCTTTGAGGAAGAAGGCGTCCACGTGGAGTCGCCGGCGATGTACGAGAGGGCTTCCCACAGCGGGACGGAAGTGCGCAGGCGCATCCTCGAAGGGGAAGACTGGGAGAGTCTCGTCCCCCCCGCGGTGGCCGGGGTGATACGCGAGATAGACGGGGTGGCCCGGATCAGGCAGCTCGCGCGGGACGAGTGCGAGGGGAGGTGCCTGTGA
- the yciH gene encoding stress response translation initiation inhibitor YciH, with the protein MNGGICPTCGLPKELCICEEVAKEQQRISVKVDRRRYGKEVTIIEGLNPTDIDLEDLSKYMKGRLACGGTVKGTCIELQGNHKERVKELLISKGYSVENIS; encoded by the coding sequence ATGAATGGTGGGATATGTCCGACGTGCGGACTGCCTAAAGAACTCTGCATCTGTGAGGAAGTCGCAAAAGAACAGCAAAGAATCAGCGTGAAGGTCGACAGGAGACGCTACGGGAAGGAAGTCACCATCATCGAGGGACTCAATCCGACGGATATCGACCTTGAAGACCTCTCGAAGTACATGAAGGGGAGGCTCGCCTGTGGCGGGACCGTCAAGGGGACGTGCATCGAGCTGCAGGGGAACCACAAGGAAAGAGTGAAGGAACTCCTCATCAGCAAGGGATACAGCGTGGAAAATATCAGCTGA
- a CDS encoding cobyric acid synthase produces the protein MSLMVLGTSSHAGKSTVVAALCRILSNRGITAAPFKSQNMSLNSYVTRDGLEIGIAQAIQARAARLEPMAEMNPILLKPKGDAVSQVVLMGRPYKDVPAREYYRETDHLLGVALGAARTLEERFGHLVVEGAGSAAELNLYSRDIANILLARSLRYPIVLVADIERGGVFAQVYGTVSLLPRDIAPLVKGIIVNKFRGDPALFSEGKEIIEEITGIPVIGILPHMRIDLPSEDSLSIMDKVRGDFPVRIAIIRLPHISNFTDFEALERHAAVSYVPPGFPLAGFDCIIIPGTKNTVADLETLWQSGTADEIREAAARGCPVVGICGGFQMLGREVIDSGVESRPGVTRGLGLLNVVTRFERYEKKTAQVTLRARPVGPILGAMGTVTGYEIHMGTSTNEGEEEAFEGEGAARKDGLVFGTYLHGLFSNPSAVEALCRYLYGRKGLPYSFREDTADPFETLAESFLAHVSIDPILACFDA, from the coding sequence ATGTCCCTGATGGTCCTTGGGACCTCGTCCCACGCGGGCAAGAGCACCGTGGTTGCCGCACTCTGCAGGATCCTCTCCAACCGCGGCATCACCGCCGCGCCGTTCAAGTCCCAGAACATGAGCCTCAATTCCTACGTGACGCGGGACGGCCTGGAGATCGGAATCGCCCAGGCAATCCAGGCGCGTGCGGCACGGCTGGAACCCATGGCCGAGATGAACCCCATCCTCCTCAAGCCAAAAGGGGACGCGGTCTCGCAGGTCGTCCTGATGGGCAGGCCGTACAAGGACGTTCCCGCGCGCGAGTACTACAGGGAGACCGACCACCTCCTCGGCGTCGCGCTCGGGGCAGCCCGGACCCTCGAGGAGAGGTTCGGCCACCTCGTGGTCGAGGGCGCGGGGAGCGCCGCGGAACTCAACCTCTACTCCCGCGACATCGCAAACATCCTCCTCGCGCGGTCCCTCCGCTACCCCATCGTCCTCGTCGCCGACATCGAGAGGGGGGGCGTCTTCGCGCAGGTCTACGGGACGGTCTCCCTCCTGCCCCGCGACATCGCGCCGCTCGTGAAGGGGATCATCGTCAACAAGTTCCGCGGCGATCCCGCGTTGTTCTCGGAGGGGAAGGAGATCATAGAGGAGATCACGGGGATCCCTGTCATCGGGATCCTCCCCCACATGAGGATAGACCTGCCGAGCGAGGACTCGCTCTCGATCATGGACAAGGTACGCGGGGACTTTCCCGTGAGGATCGCGATAATCAGGCTCCCCCACATCTCCAACTTCACCGATTTCGAGGCGCTCGAGAGGCACGCCGCGGTGAGCTACGTCCCCCCGGGGTTCCCCCTCGCGGGCTTCGACTGCATCATCATCCCGGGCACGAAGAACACGGTCGCCGACCTCGAGACCCTCTGGCAGTCCGGGACAGCCGACGAGATCCGGGAGGCCGCCGCGCGGGGCTGCCCCGTGGTAGGGATATGCGGCGGTTTCCAGATGCTCGGGAGGGAGGTCATCGATTCCGGCGTGGAGTCCCGCCCGGGGGTCACCCGCGGCCTCGGACTCCTGAACGTGGTGACCCGGTTCGAGAGGTACGAGAAGAAGACCGCGCAGGTGACCCTCCGCGCCCGGCCCGTCGGGCCCATCCTCGGGGCGATGGGGACGGTGACCGGCTACGAGATCCACATGGGGACCTCCACGAACGAGGGGGAGGAGGAGGCATTCGAGGGGGAGGGGGCGGCGCGGAAAGACGGCCTCGTCTTCGGGACGTACCTCCACGGGCTCTTCTCCAACCCCTCTGCAGTGGAGGCGCTCTGCAGGTACCTCTACGGGAGGAAGGGGCTCCCCTACTCGTTCAGGGAAGATACCGCCGATCCCTTCGAGACCCTCGCCGAGTCCTTCCTCGCGCACGTCTCCATCGACCCGATCCTCGCGTGCTTCGACGCGTAG
- a CDS encoding DUF2073 domain-containing protein produces the protein MTQGVRIDLISSEKLEKLTSMEKVHLILDHVRQGTIIILEKGLSPEEQSTLIEMTMREIFPDGFNGIEIETYPSREESPGFLKRILGMTPHESRLTVIGPANQLRLIRKEKDVLSAWVSTR, from the coding sequence ATGACGCAGGGTGTCCGGATAGACCTGATATCGTCCGAGAAACTGGAGAAGCTCACCTCCATGGAGAAGGTCCACCTCATCCTCGACCACGTCCGGCAGGGGACGATCATCATCCTCGAGAAGGGGCTCTCCCCGGAGGAGCAGAGCACGCTGATCGAGATGACGATGCGGGAGATCTTCCCCGACGGTTTCAACGGGATCGAGATAGAGACGTACCCCTCGCGGGAGGAGAGCCCCGGCTTCCTCAAGAGAATCCTCGGGATGACACCCCACGAATCGCGGCTGACCGTCATAGGGCCGGCAAACCAGCTCCGCCTGATACGCAAGGAGAAGGACGTGCTCTCCGCGTGGGTCTCCACGAGGTGA